The Sinomicrobium kalidii genome contains a region encoding:
- a CDS encoding DUF2461 domain-containing protein: MISNATLSFLKELKTNNDRDWFNENKKRFKEAEAEAKDAGNTLFGMMKTHDAVDKVKLFRIYRDVRFSANKQPYKTHFGISFRRQKPEYRGGYYLHVEPGNSFIATGFWQPEKDDLLRIRKEFEMDDTEMREIINDKTFQSVWGEVKGEEVKTAPKGFSKDHPAIDLIRKKQYMFTKNFTDKEVLSKDFLEKADQSFRTIRPYFDYMSEVLTTDLNGVSVI, encoded by the coding sequence ATGATTTCCAATGCAACGCTTTCCTTTTTAAAAGAACTTAAAACCAATAACGACCGTGACTGGTTCAACGAAAACAAAAAGCGCTTCAAAGAGGCCGAGGCCGAAGCAAAAGATGCCGGGAACACCCTTTTCGGGATGATGAAAACGCACGATGCCGTAGACAAGGTAAAACTTTTCAGGATATACCGCGATGTGCGCTTTTCGGCCAACAAGCAACCGTACAAAACCCATTTCGGGATAAGCTTCCGCAGGCAGAAACCCGAGTACAGGGGCGGGTATTACCTGCATGTGGAACCGGGCAATTCATTTATAGCAACAGGATTCTGGCAGCCCGAAAAGGATGATCTGCTCCGCATACGCAAGGAATTTGAAATGGACGATACCGAAATGAGGGAGATCATTAACGACAAAACTTTTCAATCCGTTTGGGGCGAGGTGAAAGGAGAGGAGGTCAAAACGGCACCAAAAGGATTCAGTAAAGACCACCCGGCCATTGACCTGATCAGGAAAAAGCAATATATGTTCACCAAAAACTTTACGGACAAGGAAGTGCTCAGCAAGGATTTCCTGGAAAAAGCAGATCAGTCATTCCGGACCATACGCCCTTATTTCGACTATATGAGCGAAGTGCTTACTACTGACTTGAACGGCGTTTCGGTGATTTAA
- a CDS encoding LysE family translocator: MGIENFLTFVVTAVFFIITPGIDTVFVLNKSISQGKKAGIYSTLGINSGILAHTVFAALGLSVIVAKSAVLFMLVKYVGAAYLIYLGIAKLITRKGTVATRSTEPHRKTSGQNYFSGLVTNILNPKVALFFIAFFPQFIDPAQLQNPLPFILLGITFALMGTAWLLILTFFAGTFSKKFTEHPKIDHWLNKFSGAVFIAMGLKIAFGKK; the protein is encoded by the coding sequence ATGGGAATAGAAAACTTTCTGACCTTTGTGGTCACGGCAGTATTTTTTATCATCACCCCCGGTATAGATACGGTGTTTGTTTTAAACAAATCCATAAGTCAGGGAAAAAAGGCCGGGATATACTCTACCCTGGGGATCAACTCCGGAATTCTGGCCCATACCGTTTTTGCCGCCCTGGGACTTTCCGTTATTGTGGCAAAATCTGCCGTGTTGTTCATGCTTGTCAAGTACGTGGGAGCCGCCTATTTGATTTATCTCGGAATCGCGAAACTGATTACGAGGAAAGGCACAGTTGCCACTCGAAGTACGGAACCCCACCGGAAGACAAGCGGACAAAACTATTTCTCCGGACTTGTAACCAATATTTTAAATCCGAAAGTAGCCCTCTTTTTTATTGCATTCTTCCCGCAGTTTATCGATCCGGCCCAGCTTCAGAACCCGCTGCCGTTTATCTTACTGGGTATTACTTTTGCCCTGATGGGCACAGCCTGGCTGCTGATACTCACATTTTTTGCGGGGACGTTTTCCAAAAAGTTTACGGAACATCCGAAAATAGATCACTGGCTGAATAAATTCTCCGGTGCTGTTTTTATTGCCATGGGGTTAAAAATAGCATTCGGTAAAAAATAA
- a CDS encoding RNA polymerase alpha subunit C-terminal domain-containing protein, with product MTAPKTLRTCEKGHKFYKSSDCPTCPVCEAEKGPAKGFLALLSSPARNALLYYGIDTIEKLSTYTEKEILGIHGIGKASLPVFKRSLAERGLSFKPDKKSK from the coding sequence ATGACCGCACCAAAAACTTTAAGGACTTGCGAAAAAGGGCATAAATTTTATAAAAGCAGCGATTGTCCCACTTGCCCGGTTTGTGAAGCAGAGAAGGGTCCTGCCAAAGGGTTTCTGGCTTTGTTGAGCAGTCCGGCGAGAAATGCGTTACTCTACTACGGCATTGACACCATAGAAAAGCTTTCAACCTATACCGAAAAAGAAATACTTGGCATTCACGGAATCGGAAAGGCTTCTTTACCGGTATTCAAAAGATCTTTGGCCGAACGGGGATTATCATTCAAGCCGGACAAAAAATCAAAATAG
- a CDS encoding cation transporter, which yields MEKTIFEITKMDCPSEENLIRMKLNDISGIKNLSFDIPGRKLTVFHEGQIEQIERSITELKLGGRKLITEATDQTTFSESSDQRKLLWSVLIINFAFFLIEMSTGLLSRSMGLVADSLDMLADAFVYGISLFAVGGTFTRKKQIARLAGYFQIALAIIGFAEVLRRFFGAEKMPDFSTMILVSVFALIANGICLYLLQKSKSKEEAHMKASMIFTSNDVIINLGVITAGLLVHWLDSNKPDLIIGTIVFLLVVQGAFRILKLGR from the coding sequence ATGGAAAAGACAATATTTGAAATTACGAAAATGGATTGTCCTTCCGAAGAAAACCTTATCCGGATGAAGCTGAACGATATTTCCGGGATCAAAAACCTCAGTTTTGATATCCCCGGCCGGAAATTAACGGTTTTTCACGAGGGGCAGATCGAACAGATAGAAAGGTCGATTACCGAACTGAAATTGGGCGGACGGAAACTGATTACGGAAGCGACGGACCAGACGACATTCTCGGAAAGTTCGGATCAGAGAAAACTACTCTGGTCCGTACTTATCATAAATTTTGCTTTTTTCCTTATTGAAATGAGTACGGGATTGTTGTCCAGGTCTATGGGACTTGTGGCGGACAGTCTGGATATGCTGGCCGATGCCTTTGTTTACGGAATAAGTTTATTTGCAGTAGGAGGTACGTTTACGCGTAAAAAACAGATCGCCAGGCTTGCGGGATATTTTCAGATCGCTCTTGCCATAATCGGCTTTGCAGAAGTTTTGAGGCGTTTTTTCGGCGCGGAGAAAATGCCTGATTTTTCAACCATGATCCTGGTTTCGGTCTTTGCCCTGATAGCAAACGGTATTTGCCTTTATCTGTTACAAAAGTCGAAGAGCAAGGAAGAAGCCCATATGAAAGCGAGCATGATTTTTACCTCGAACGATGTAATTATTAATCTCGGAGTAATCACAGCCGGGCTTCTGGTGCATTGGCTGGACTCCAATAAACCCGACCTGATTATCGGAACGATTGTTTTCCTTTTGGTTGTTCAGGGGGCTTTCAGAATATTAAAACTGGGCAGGTAA